The following coding sequences lie in one Lolium perenne isolate Kyuss_39 chromosome 2, Kyuss_2.0, whole genome shotgun sequence genomic window:
- the LOC127330180 gene encoding uncharacterized protein, whose amino-acid sequence MLIMSGHAKKLNDLGMMIPNQLGIHRVLQSLPPSYKNFVMNYNMQNMNKDLPEIFSMLKSAEVEIKKENQVLMVNKTTSFKKQGKPNKGNFKKGGKKVAPHPEKPKAGPKPETVCYYCQGKGHWKRNCPKYLADLKSGHVKKKGTAE is encoded by the exons atgctcatcatgtccgggcatgcgaagaagctcaatgacttggggatgatgatccctaaccagctgggtattcatcgtgtccttcaatcactgccaccaagttacaagaacttcgtgatgaactacaacatgcagaacatgaataaggatttacctgaaatcttttccatgctgaaatctgctgaagtagagattaagaaggagaaccaagtgttgatggtcaacaagaccaccagtttcaaaaagcaaggcaagcctaacaagggtaacttcaagaagggcggcaagaaagttgcaccgcatcctgagaagcctaaggctggtcctaaacctgagactgtgtgctattactgccaggggaaggggcactggaagcgcaattgccccaaatacttggccgatctgaagagcggccacgtcaaaaagaaag gaactgcggaatag